From the genome of Rathayibacter sp. VKM Ac-2759, one region includes:
- a CDS encoding glycosyltransferase produces the protein MSEFLFVCSGGGHLKQLFTLSSRFGIDPADQHWGTFDNGLSRSLLEGRRVTFSRFAAPRDTLPIAQNALLAHRIIGKGDYSAVFSTGSSPAVSFMPEASLRGIECHYIESAARADGPSITGRIMSRLPGVNTYSQYPVWADDRWKFGGSIFDAFTTGPAREVTGIRRVVLSVGTQDLYPFDRLIAAAVPLLSGAEVLWQTGLADVSPYGIEGRVSVPHHELQEAVDAADVVIAHAGTGAAITAIEAGKVPILVPRLVARGEHIDDHQIQIARELDRRGLAIAASPEELTEELLLRAAALSTRVVEDVAPFRFTPARARLRRGRTRVAFGDRAV, from the coding sequence ATGTCCGAGTTCCTGTTCGTCTGCTCCGGCGGAGGGCACCTCAAGCAGCTGTTCACGCTCTCGTCCCGGTTCGGGATCGATCCGGCCGATCAGCACTGGGGCACCTTCGACAACGGCCTGAGCCGCTCGCTCCTCGAGGGCCGTCGCGTGACCTTCAGCCGCTTCGCCGCCCCGCGGGACACCCTGCCGATCGCGCAGAACGCCCTGCTGGCGCACCGCATCATCGGCAAGGGCGACTACTCGGCGGTGTTCAGCACCGGGTCGAGCCCGGCGGTGTCCTTCATGCCGGAGGCGTCGCTGCGCGGCATCGAGTGCCACTACATCGAGAGCGCGGCCCGGGCCGACGGCCCCTCGATCACGGGGCGGATCATGTCGCGCCTGCCCGGGGTGAACACCTACAGCCAGTACCCGGTGTGGGCCGACGACCGCTGGAAGTTCGGCGGCTCCATCTTCGACGCCTTCACCACCGGCCCCGCGAGGGAGGTCACCGGGATCCGCCGGGTCGTCCTCTCCGTCGGCACCCAGGACCTCTACCCCTTCGACCGGCTGATCGCCGCCGCCGTCCCCCTGCTCTCGGGCGCGGAGGTGCTCTGGCAGACCGGCCTCGCCGACGTCTCGCCGTACGGCATCGAGGGCCGCGTCAGCGTCCCCCACCACGAGCTGCAGGAGGCGGTGGACGCCGCGGACGTGGTCATCGCGCACGCCGGCACGGGAGCCGCCATCACCGCCATCGAGGCGGGCAAGGTGCCGATCCTGGTCCCGCGCCTCGTCGCGCGCGGCGAGCACATCGACGACCACCAGATCCAGATCGCCCGCGAGCTCGACCGCCGCGGACTCGCGATCGCCGCGTCGCCCGAGGAGCTGACCGAGGAGCTGCTGCTCCGGGCCGCCGCCCTCTCGACGCGCGTCGTCGAGGACGTGGCCCCGTTCCGCTTCACTCCGGCCCGAGCGCGCCTGCGCCGCGGCCGGACCCGCGTCGCGTTCGGCGACCGCGCCGTCTAG
- a CDS encoding SGNH/GDSL hydrolase family protein: MTRSTRHRGLRLAAAAAVAAVLLAGCTSSPAPEETTEPAPSGALPFESGTIVAMGDSMTAAVAACGQDKACPSASWATGEDETVDSIARRAGETVGAVPTIDNIASKGATSDRMPLQAEKAVAADPDLVLLLIGANDVCRKKVAEITPPDTFRAAIASTLQTLSAGSPDATVFVASIPDLLAFFDAERTDSEAVSRWAQSPNCNSLLYNPASDADEDVARRAAVGDTIDEYNTILAEECAAVANCVSDGGALHSMPVTSDDISLVDHFHPSIQGQGKIADALWPALLANAG; the protein is encoded by the coding sequence ATGACCCGTTCCACCCGTCACCGCGGCCTCCGGCTCGCCGCCGCCGCTGCCGTCGCCGCCGTGCTCCTCGCCGGCTGCACGTCCTCGCCCGCTCCGGAGGAGACCACCGAGCCGGCCCCCTCGGGCGCCCTGCCGTTCGAGTCCGGGACGATCGTCGCCATGGGCGACTCGATGACGGCGGCCGTCGCGGCCTGCGGTCAGGACAAGGCCTGCCCGAGCGCCTCCTGGGCGACCGGTGAGGACGAGACGGTCGACTCGATCGCACGGCGGGCGGGCGAGACCGTCGGCGCCGTGCCGACCATCGACAACATCGCCTCGAAGGGCGCCACCTCGGACCGGATGCCGCTGCAGGCCGAGAAGGCCGTCGCCGCGGACCCCGACCTGGTGCTCCTCCTGATCGGCGCGAACGACGTCTGCCGCAAGAAGGTCGCCGAGATCACGCCCCCCGACACCTTCCGCGCGGCGATCGCGTCGACCCTGCAGACCCTCTCGGCCGGATCCCCGGACGCCACGGTCTTCGTCGCGTCCATCCCCGACCTGCTCGCCTTCTTCGACGCCGAGCGGACGGACTCCGAGGCGGTGTCGCGCTGGGCGCAGAGCCCCAACTGCAACTCGCTGCTCTACAACCCCGCGTCGGACGCCGACGAGGACGTGGCGCGGCGCGCGGCCGTGGGCGACACGATCGACGAGTACAACACGATCCTCGCCGAGGAGTGCGCCGCTGTGGCGAACTGCGTCTCGGACGGCGGAGCGCTGCACTCGATGCCGGTGACGAGCGACGACATCTCCCTCGTCGACCACTTCCACCCGTCCATCCAGGGCCAGGGGAAGATCGCCGACGCGCTGTGGCCGGCGCTCCTCGCGAACGCGGGCTGA
- a CDS encoding lipopolysaccharide biosynthesis protein, with translation MESRRDDARVTASTPSGGASARSRATDDQIEAAIDDTAHTTETLATDAIAQSPTVGDGPNLPPKPSLGHTASRGVLQTLGGLWGKTAIQLISTLVLARLLAPSDFGLLAMVTAIVGVADLVRDFGLTGAIIQSKKMSDEVWRSVLWLSVALGVVGTIVIAACAPLIAALYNEDRLIVLTLAVAPTLLVNSLCMPLQARVQKEMRFGLMAKIDVVSMFVGVVGSIIAAFLGWGVWSLVVLQGGALVYRFIALWVAARPTFGRPRIAREVIPLVTTGGSIFGVQLLNYAARNLDNVIVGRQLGDGVLGQYSRAYSLFLLPLQQLNGPLGRVALPVLSSLQDDGERYRRYVRGALLVVGYLTLPTFGVLAALSGPLVDLLLGAQWSASATILSLLSIAGIAQGIGNVQGWIYISLGRVHRQLVYYVVTRPIVIGSFFLGIWWNGVEGLALLYGLTTLALLVPGFGLAIRGTFVRSSDILMPVLRPALIVPFMFGAAWAVGQYTDLPAFTDQALGGLISALPAEIALVIPSVLHLLLGGLASLVPLALAMLIPAYRRDLQQILAFVKQVRKPKPKGPKTPAPTPAADGGAA, from the coding sequence ATGGAATCGCGACGAGACGACGCGCGCGTGACGGCGTCCACCCCCTCCGGCGGCGCCTCCGCCCGGTCCCGCGCCACGGACGACCAGATCGAGGCGGCGATCGACGACACCGCCCACACGACCGAGACGCTCGCGACCGATGCGATCGCGCAGTCGCCGACGGTCGGCGACGGCCCCAACCTGCCGCCCAAGCCCTCGCTCGGGCACACGGCGAGCCGCGGAGTCCTGCAGACCCTCGGCGGCCTCTGGGGCAAGACGGCGATCCAGCTGATCTCGACGCTCGTCCTGGCGCGTCTGCTCGCGCCGAGCGACTTCGGCCTCCTCGCGATGGTCACCGCGATCGTCGGCGTCGCCGACCTGGTCCGGGACTTCGGACTGACCGGCGCGATCATCCAGTCCAAGAAGATGAGCGACGAGGTCTGGCGCTCGGTGCTGTGGCTGTCCGTCGCCCTGGGCGTGGTCGGCACGATCGTCATCGCGGCCTGCGCGCCCCTCATCGCGGCCCTCTACAACGAGGACCGCCTGATCGTCCTGACGCTCGCGGTCGCTCCGACCCTGCTCGTCAACAGCCTCTGCATGCCGCTCCAGGCGCGAGTGCAGAAGGAGATGCGCTTCGGCCTGATGGCCAAGATCGACGTCGTGTCGATGTTCGTCGGGGTCGTCGGCTCGATCATCGCCGCGTTCCTCGGCTGGGGCGTCTGGTCGCTGGTCGTCCTCCAGGGCGGCGCGCTGGTCTACCGCTTCATCGCACTCTGGGTCGCCGCCCGGCCCACCTTCGGCCGCCCGCGGATCGCCCGCGAGGTCATTCCGCTCGTCACCACGGGCGGGAGCATCTTCGGCGTGCAGCTGCTCAACTACGCGGCGCGCAACCTCGACAACGTCATCGTCGGCCGCCAGCTCGGCGACGGGGTGCTCGGCCAGTACTCGCGGGCCTACTCGCTGTTCCTCCTCCCGCTCCAGCAGCTCAACGGACCCCTGGGCCGCGTGGCCCTGCCGGTGCTCTCCTCGCTGCAGGACGACGGCGAGCGCTACCGCCGCTACGTGCGCGGCGCGCTGCTGGTGGTCGGCTACCTGACCCTGCCGACCTTCGGCGTCCTCGCCGCCCTCTCGGGCCCGCTCGTCGACCTGCTGCTCGGCGCCCAGTGGTCGGCCTCGGCGACGATCCTGTCGCTGCTGTCGATCGCCGGCATCGCCCAGGGCATCGGCAACGTGCAGGGCTGGATCTACATCTCGCTCGGCCGCGTGCACCGCCAGCTCGTGTACTACGTCGTCACCCGCCCGATCGTCATCGGCTCGTTCTTCCTCGGCATCTGGTGGAACGGCGTCGAGGGCCTCGCGCTGCTCTACGGGCTCACGACGCTCGCGCTCCTGGTCCCGGGCTTCGGGCTCGCGATCCGCGGCACCTTCGTGCGCTCCTCCGACATCCTGATGCCGGTGCTGCGCCCGGCGCTGATCGTGCCGTTCATGTTCGGGGCGGCCTGGGCGGTCGGGCAGTACACCGATCTGCCCGCGTTCACCGATCAGGCCCTCGGCGGTCTGATCTCGGCCCTCCCCGCCGAGATCGCCCTCGTGATCCCCTCGGTCCTGCACCTGCTGCTCGGCGGTCTCGCCTCGCTCGTGCCGCTGGCGCTCGCGATGCTGATCCCCGCCTACCGCCGCGACCTGCAGCAGATCCTCGCGTTCGTGAAGCAGGTCAGGAAGCCCAAGCCCAAGGGCCCGAAGACCCCCGCACCCACCCCGGCCGCCGATGGAGGCGCAGCATGA
- a CDS encoding glycosyltransferase: MSARVSVIIPAHDEAAVIGRLLGALVDGDPEGRLEIVVGANGCTDGTAAVARAVDPRILVAETERASKIAGLNAADGVATVFPRIYVDADVSVSAETLLALGDELARPDGPLVAAPEFHVDTTGASWPVRAHYSIWELSDYRVSGLVGSGIYGLSAEGRRRFGEFPEIIADDRFVQQLFAPEERMTLAGHSFSVKAPRRMRSQIKRTVRIAIGNAQLAASGLVPDRPAGGGIAALVKRVLRRPALWPAFPVYWYGYLRPRLEARSIIARGGVPEWNRDETTRA, translated from the coding sequence GTGAGCGCGCGCGTCAGCGTGATCATCCCCGCGCACGACGAGGCGGCGGTGATCGGGCGGCTCCTCGGCGCGCTCGTGGACGGCGATCCCGAGGGGCGACTCGAGATCGTCGTCGGTGCCAACGGCTGCACCGACGGCACCGCGGCGGTCGCCCGCGCCGTGGATCCTCGGATCCTGGTCGCGGAGACCGAGCGGGCCTCGAAGATCGCCGGTCTGAACGCGGCCGACGGCGTCGCGACCGTCTTCCCCCGCATCTACGTGGACGCCGACGTGAGCGTCTCGGCCGAGACGCTGCTCGCGCTGGGCGACGAGCTCGCCCGCCCGGACGGGCCCCTGGTCGCCGCTCCGGAGTTCCACGTGGACACCACGGGAGCGAGCTGGCCGGTCCGCGCCCACTACTCGATCTGGGAGCTGTCCGACTACCGCGTGAGCGGGCTGGTCGGCTCCGGGATCTACGGCCTCTCGGCCGAGGGCCGGCGCCGCTTCGGCGAGTTCCCCGAGATCATCGCCGACGACCGCTTCGTGCAGCAGCTCTTCGCCCCCGAGGAGCGGATGACCCTGGCCGGGCACTCCTTCTCGGTGAAGGCGCCCCGGCGGATGCGCAGCCAGATCAAGCGCACGGTGCGCATCGCGATCGGCAACGCGCAGCTCGCCGCCTCGGGGCTCGTCCCCGATCGGCCGGCGGGCGGAGGGATCGCCGCGCTCGTGAAGCGCGTGCTGCGCCGCCCCGCCCTGTGGCCGGCCTTCCCCGTGTACTGGTACGGCTATCTGCGACCGCGCCTCGAGGCGCGGTCGATCATCGCTCGAGGAGGCGTACCCGAATGGAATCGCGACGAGACGACGCGCGCGTGA
- a CDS encoding O-antigen ligase family protein produces the protein MSTKTMKGTPIGVPGSDDPYAGEILVRRTFTVRSALATLLLSAVAVAAVYYLNPLIAGAVLFGISFLYLTRKLVFNWTGGFIVLLAVVMFIPARYYSLPIPIGFALEPYRLMIVAMVVAAVVALMIDPKFVWRPAAFGWPIGIWIASSIVSVAANVQFISDGGLGSGVIGAIIIDLLVLSLFFVSRLVMRSEKIVESFLMVLVFSAVLVAFFAVIERVTHQNIFTRLDQFLPLEKLGAEQEAYRAGGFRSFGSSQHPIALAVMFTMMIPIAVYLSKYARWPFNEINRRIIYYGCVLALLVGVVTAVSRTAIVTLGVMFLVTLILRPKIGGYLLLGAIPVLGLGFVLIPKILTDMIGSFLDPEALIASQYTSAGMAGAGRLADLEPAMAIVREHPFFGTGVGSRIVVGPEANSFILDNQWLGTLMDAGAVGVLGLAILFLAPIVMLLRYSFGRTSTPQYAGLAFAVAIVLVGYTVSAYFYDAFGFYQAFMLFWVFMAVGAWTITEAPRKSARRRLASEDAGHVSAFRRSGPHATENGPALGAHIGSHSADHVVRRPAPIES, from the coding sequence ATGAGCACCAAGACGATGAAGGGGACCCCGATCGGGGTCCCCGGGAGCGACGACCCGTACGCGGGCGAGATCCTCGTCCGGCGGACCTTCACGGTCCGCTCGGCGCTCGCGACCCTGCTCCTCTCGGCGGTCGCCGTCGCGGCCGTCTACTACCTCAACCCGCTGATCGCGGGAGCGGTCCTGTTCGGGATCTCGTTCCTCTACCTCACGCGCAAGCTGGTCTTCAACTGGACCGGCGGCTTCATCGTGCTGCTCGCCGTCGTGATGTTCATCCCGGCGCGCTACTACTCGCTGCCGATCCCGATCGGGTTCGCGCTCGAGCCGTACCGGCTCATGATCGTGGCGATGGTCGTCGCCGCGGTCGTCGCGCTCATGATCGACCCGAAGTTCGTCTGGCGCCCCGCCGCGTTCGGCTGGCCGATCGGCATCTGGATCGCCTCGAGCATCGTGTCGGTCGCCGCCAACGTCCAGTTCATCTCGGACGGCGGCCTCGGCAGCGGTGTCATCGGCGCGATCATCATCGACCTGCTGGTCCTCTCCCTCTTCTTCGTCTCGCGCCTCGTGATGCGCAGCGAGAAGATCGTCGAGTCGTTCCTGATGGTGCTGGTCTTCTCGGCCGTCCTCGTGGCCTTCTTCGCCGTGATCGAGCGCGTCACCCACCAGAACATCTTCACCAGGCTCGATCAGTTCCTGCCGCTCGAGAAGCTCGGGGCCGAGCAGGAGGCGTACCGCGCCGGTGGCTTCCGCTCGTTCGGCTCGTCGCAGCACCCGATCGCGCTCGCCGTGATGTTCACGATGATGATCCCGATCGCGGTCTACCTCTCGAAGTACGCCCGCTGGCCCTTCAACGAGATCAACCGCCGCATCATCTACTACGGCTGCGTCCTCGCGCTGCTGGTCGGCGTCGTCACCGCGGTCTCGCGGACCGCGATCGTCACGCTCGGCGTGATGTTCCTCGTGACGCTGATCCTGCGGCCGAAGATCGGCGGGTACCTGCTGCTGGGCGCGATCCCGGTCCTGGGCCTCGGCTTCGTCCTGATCCCCAAGATCCTGACCGACATGATCGGCTCCTTCCTCGACCCCGAGGCCCTCATCGCCTCGCAGTACACCTCCGCCGGCATGGCCGGTGCGGGTCGCCTCGCCGACCTCGAGCCCGCGATGGCGATCGTGCGCGAGCATCCGTTCTTCGGGACGGGCGTCGGCAGCCGCATCGTGGTGGGCCCCGAGGCGAACTCGTTCATCCTCGACAACCAGTGGCTCGGCACGCTCATGGACGCCGGAGCCGTCGGGGTCCTCGGGCTGGCGATCCTCTTCCTCGCACCGATCGTGATGCTGCTGCGCTACTCGTTCGGCCGCACGTCCACGCCGCAGTACGCCGGACTCGCGTTCGCCGTCGCCATCGTGCTCGTCGGGTACACGGTCTCGGCCTACTTCTACGACGCGTTCGGCTTCTACCAGGCGTTCATGCTCTTCTGGGTGTTCATGGCCGTCGGGGCGTGGACGATCACGGAGGCGCCGCGGAAGTCGGCGCGCAGGCGGCTCGCGTCCGAGGACGCCGGGCACGTCTCGGCGTTCAGGCGCTCCGGACCGCACGCCACCGAGAACGGGCCGGCCCTCGGCGCGCACATCGGCAGCCACTCCGCCGACCACGTCGTCCGCAGACCCGCACCCATCGAGTCGTGA
- a CDS encoding glycosyltransferase family 4 protein, translating to MDDEHQCSTTAEDLAHHSATIESALDDRPSTSVDLVAPAGRDDAPLSVLYSFPHGIGSPGIGWTALHQVRALTEAGHRVTVVAASITAPLGPVARAVTTLTVAGVRLPHRLFGRSRSIAHHDRVTARILAEGDYDVVHGWPWGSARTFDEAARQGVPSVREAPNTHTAHAFEVVAEEYERLGITPPPGSPHTYNAVRLRREEREWAAATAILVPSASVERTFLEKGFSPEKLLRHRYGALVDTDRVVDPDPRDAPDHVFTAVFVGRIEPRKGLLYALQAWKASTASSTGRFLVYGEFTPGYRERLADLLDQPGVELRGFTDDVAGVFQSADVLILPTIEEGSALVTSEAQAAGCVPLVSSAAGANLEDGVQGLVHEPRDVAALTAHLDLVSSDRELLARLRRAALANRSELTWTRAGVDLVAAYRSAMRMVGTATAPADTSRNQHP from the coding sequence ATGGATGACGAGCACCAGTGCTCCACCACTGCCGAAGACCTAGCCCACCACTCCGCGACCATCGAGTCGGCCCTCGACGACCGTCCGTCGACGTCCGTCGACCTCGTCGCGCCCGCCGGGCGGGACGACGCTCCGCTGTCGGTCCTCTACTCGTTCCCGCACGGGATCGGCTCGCCCGGGATCGGCTGGACCGCCCTGCACCAGGTCCGCGCGCTGACCGAGGCCGGTCACCGGGTGACCGTCGTCGCCGCGTCGATCACCGCTCCGCTGGGCCCCGTCGCCCGGGCCGTCACCACGCTGACGGTCGCCGGCGTCCGGCTCCCGCACCGACTCTTCGGGCGCAGCCGCTCGATCGCGCACCACGACCGCGTGACCGCGCGGATCCTGGCCGAGGGCGACTACGACGTCGTCCACGGCTGGCCGTGGGGCTCGGCCCGCACCTTCGACGAGGCCGCCCGCCAGGGGGTCCCGTCTGTCCGCGAGGCGCCGAACACCCACACCGCCCACGCCTTCGAGGTCGTCGCGGAGGAGTACGAGCGCCTGGGGATCACCCCGCCGCCCGGGTCCCCGCACACCTACAACGCGGTCCGGCTGCGCCGCGAGGAGCGCGAGTGGGCCGCCGCGACCGCGATCCTCGTCCCCTCCGCCTCGGTCGAGCGCACGTTCCTCGAGAAGGGCTTCTCGCCCGAGAAGCTGCTGCGCCACCGCTACGGTGCCCTCGTCGACACCGACCGCGTCGTCGATCCCGATCCGCGCGACGCCCCGGATCACGTGTTCACCGCCGTCTTCGTGGGCCGGATCGAACCGCGCAAGGGCCTGCTCTACGCGCTCCAGGCCTGGAAGGCCTCGACGGCCAGCAGCACGGGCCGGTTCCTGGTCTACGGCGAGTTCACCCCCGGCTACCGTGAACGACTCGCGGACCTGCTCGATCAGCCCGGTGTGGAGCTGCGCGGCTTCACCGACGACGTCGCGGGCGTCTTCCAGTCGGCCGACGTGCTGATCCTGCCGACGATCGAGGAGGGCAGCGCCCTGGTCACCTCCGAGGCGCAGGCCGCGGGCTGCGTGCCGCTCGTCTCGTCGGCGGCCGGAGCGAACCTCGAGGACGGCGTGCAGGGGCTCGTGCACGAGCCGCGCGACGTCGCGGCTCTGACCGCCCACCTCGATCTCGTCTCCTCGGACCGGGAGCTGCTCGCGCGCCTGCGCCGCGCCGCCCTCGCCAACCGGAGCGAACTGACCTGGACGCGGGCGGGCGTCGATCTCGTCGCCGCCTACCGCTCCGCCATGCGGATGGTCGGCACCGCGACCGCCCCCGCCGACACGTCGAGGAACCAGCACCCGTGA
- a CDS encoding glycosyltransferase: MNPQDVSILLCTRERPDMLRGALAAIAAGTHPDVEVIVVDSASTDSRTREVAEAAGVRYVRTDTKGLSIARNLGLASTTRPVVVYTDDDCSPTPGWIEALLRAFDDERVSVATGRMLDHTLVDTDVPPTDRITYRTTVQGLDAGHGAVMAFRRSTLQTLGGFDDTLGAGRYLAGAEDLDIFCRALAAGTIAVFVPDSVVLHVNTRNPAAYRRLMRGYGLGLGALVGKWWRMSPLVGARMSATLAVRSGRRLVRSAKKRGRGARDELAMIEGILRGYLRSRHLRLSGSTFVDEHPPTPIRLPADASAGRTSE, encoded by the coding sequence GTGAACCCCCAGGACGTCTCGATCCTCCTCTGCACGCGCGAGCGGCCCGACATGCTGCGGGGGGCACTGGCCGCGATCGCCGCGGGCACCCACCCCGACGTCGAGGTGATCGTCGTCGACTCGGCCTCGACCGACTCGCGCACCCGCGAGGTCGCCGAGGCCGCCGGTGTCCGCTACGTGCGCACCGACACCAAGGGGCTCTCGATCGCGAGGAACCTCGGTCTCGCCTCGACCACCCGCCCGGTGGTCGTCTACACCGACGACGACTGCTCCCCCACCCCGGGCTGGATCGAGGCGCTCCTGCGCGCGTTCGACGACGAGCGCGTGAGCGTCGCCACGGGACGCATGCTCGACCACACCCTCGTCGACACCGACGTGCCGCCGACCGACCGCATCACCTACCGCACGACGGTGCAGGGACTCGACGCCGGGCACGGCGCCGTGATGGCGTTCCGCCGCTCGACGCTGCAGACGCTCGGCGGCTTCGACGACACGCTCGGCGCGGGCCGGTACCTCGCGGGAGCCGAGGATCTCGACATCTTCTGCCGCGCGCTCGCGGCGGGCACGATCGCCGTGTTCGTCCCCGACAGCGTCGTGCTGCACGTCAACACCCGCAACCCCGCCGCGTACCGCCGCCTGATGCGCGGCTACGGGCTCGGCCTCGGCGCGCTCGTGGGCAAGTGGTGGCGGATGTCCCCCCTCGTCGGCGCGCGGATGAGCGCGACGCTCGCCGTGCGCAGCGGCCGGCGCCTCGTGCGCTCGGCGAAGAAGCGCGGGCGCGGAGCGCGCGACGAGCTCGCGATGATCGAGGGGATCCTCCGCGGCTACCTGCGCTCGCGCCACCTCCGGCTCTCGGGCTCGACCTTCGTCGACGAGCACCCCCCGACACCGATCCGGCTTCCCGCCGACGCCAGCGCCGGGCGCACCTCCGAGTGA
- a CDS encoding wax ester/triacylglycerol synthase domain-containing protein produces MTRLPRRSGRAHAEPLRTLDEKFVSNAIAYEAARPVATMVVDSTPFRREDGSLDRELILTAWERFIVASPPQRQRLVRAPLGLFTPSWVFADSVDVRDHVRFHPGVVEWDPRRTELLTGLFNGPMDPSGPLWDILVVELSTGKLAFPMRIQHVMGDGMFGLMLFTTFTEEQPYEIAPSGGRPLRFPADPPAPRGPLALTLAARRSIAASYDSFAEEWADWKRKPLKKRLRRVAGRLIRAPRDVWIRRSGLLERTVKPKDAAIITVPLQGAKAAARASGGTVSDLTVALALHAFSAMHPERTEIATLVPISPQRDRTAEKRNHITMARVAVPVDLGLRESIASVHEQIVHAMETGESGITRGVRDWQGYASFLPVFLRPRYFATAAVDSFTLWPTTEPEDEAALFSSSYVKRLDFAVQVRADHDSRAFVDSVVRSLRELGLPPVDWPADEPAEMNGSTR; encoded by the coding sequence ATGACCCGCCTCCCCCGCCGATCCGGTCGAGCGCACGCAGAACCGCTGCGCACGCTCGACGAGAAGTTCGTCTCCAACGCCATCGCCTACGAGGCCGCGCGCCCCGTGGCCACGATGGTCGTCGACAGCACGCCCTTCCGGCGCGAGGACGGCTCGCTCGACCGCGAGCTCATCCTCACGGCCTGGGAGAGGTTCATCGTCGCCTCGCCGCCGCAGCGGCAGCGCCTCGTCCGGGCACCGCTCGGGCTGTTCACGCCGTCCTGGGTCTTCGCGGACTCGGTCGACGTGCGCGACCACGTGCGCTTCCACCCCGGAGTCGTCGAGTGGGACCCCCGGCGCACGGAGCTGCTGACCGGCCTCTTCAACGGCCCGATGGATCCGAGCGGGCCGCTCTGGGACATCCTGGTGGTCGAGCTGTCCACCGGGAAGCTGGCGTTCCCGATGCGGATCCAGCACGTCATGGGCGACGGCATGTTCGGCCTGATGCTGTTCACGACCTTCACCGAGGAGCAGCCGTACGAGATCGCCCCCTCGGGTGGCCGGCCCCTGCGCTTCCCCGCCGACCCGCCCGCTCCCCGGGGTCCCCTCGCCCTGACCCTCGCCGCCCGACGATCGATCGCGGCGTCGTACGACTCGTTCGCCGAGGAGTGGGCCGACTGGAAGCGCAAGCCGCTGAAGAAGCGCCTGCGCCGCGTGGCCGGCCGCCTGATCCGCGCCCCGCGCGACGTCTGGATCCGCCGGTCCGGCCTCCTCGAGCGCACGGTGAAGCCCAAGGACGCGGCGATCATCACCGTGCCGCTGCAGGGGGCGAAGGCGGCCGCCCGGGCCTCCGGCGGCACCGTCTCGGACCTGACCGTCGCCCTCGCGCTGCACGCGTTCTCGGCGATGCACCCCGAGCGCACCGAGATCGCGACTCTCGTGCCGATCTCGCCCCAGCGCGACCGCACGGCCGAGAAGCGCAACCACATCACGATGGCGCGCGTGGCCGTCCCGGTCGACCTGGGGCTCCGCGAGAGCATCGCCTCCGTGCACGAGCAGATCGTGCACGCCATGGAGACGGGCGAGTCCGGGATCACCCGGGGCGTGCGCGACTGGCAGGGCTACGCCTCGTTCCTGCCCGTGTTCCTCCGCCCGCGCTACTTCGCCACCGCGGCCGTCGACTCGTTCACCCTCTGGCCCACCACCGAGCCGGAGGACGAGGCCGCGCTGTTCTCGAGCTCGTACGTGAAGCGCCTCGACTTCGCGGTGCAGGTGCGCGCCGACCACGACTCCCGCGCCTTCGTCGACTCGGTCGTGCGCTCGCTGCGAGAACTCGGGCTGCCACCGGTCGACTGGCCGGCCGACGAGCCCGCGGAGATGAACGGGAGCACCCGATGA
- a CDS encoding acyltransferase, with protein sequence MSQGGGPLRTLTKVRTYLQAVRLLHFHAYSHADQVPRLTRGADVSFAPNVSFRNAERITIGAGTHIGENSIVWAGNTSGRITFGEKCLLAPNVTVTASNYGIVQGTPVMDQAKIERDIVIGRDVWLGANVVVVAGVTIGDGAIVGAGAVVTKDLPANCIAGGVPAKVIGARPEANGA encoded by the coding sequence ATGAGCCAGGGCGGCGGACCGCTGCGCACCCTCACGAAGGTGCGCACCTACCTGCAGGCCGTGCGCCTGCTGCACTTCCACGCGTACAGCCACGCCGACCAGGTGCCGAGGCTGACCCGCGGAGCCGATGTGTCGTTCGCTCCGAACGTGTCGTTCAGGAACGCCGAGCGGATCACGATCGGCGCCGGCACCCACATCGGCGAGAACTCGATCGTCTGGGCCGGCAACACGAGCGGCCGCATCACCTTCGGCGAGAAGTGCCTGCTCGCGCCGAACGTCACCGTCACGGCGTCGAACTACGGCATCGTGCAGGGGACCCCGGTGATGGACCAGGCGAAGATCGAGCGCGACATCGTGATCGGCCGGGACGTCTGGCTCGGCGCGAACGTCGTCGTGGTCGCCGGAGTCACGATCGGCGACGGCGCGATCGTCGGCGCGGGAGCGGTGGTCACCAAGGACCTCCCCGCGAACTGCATCGCCGGCGGCGTGCCCGCGAAGGTCATCGGAGCACGACCGGAGGCGAACGGTGCCTGA